The following coding sequences are from one Lolium rigidum isolate FL_2022 chromosome 6, APGP_CSIRO_Lrig_0.1, whole genome shotgun sequence window:
- the LOC124660443 gene encoding uncharacterized protein LOC124660443 has protein sequence MGHSGGGAPPARRRRMPIGDAAPPSLAPAPSVRMGPGNGGAPTERRRRRRTGTAVPPCPAPPASVRMAHGDEGTPPQRKRKGSSSTREGKRGRRTNSDRSNYIWNSSAGWHGGPQKSDDDDSSESSAEEDDSSDDLPGHGDAPNGSGAGDAGQEKSDDDDSTTSLAVDDDTCEEPAGHGDDPNGSGAVGARHERSEDDDSTASLAVDDDLAGHGDDPNGSRAVGAGHTQGSPDAQPALSAPSKNVARGGKIVVAHTPNTPPRFQGLLRTITSIIPCEHKGKSYECSLGRMNAFLRWSKAENAFFFEWNDDKMEMTCWIHNIKKGQNFKFTVNAAFSHNMDDINVERAAIAFSTNFIGGDEYWSDLKDTLLNTFGSFEDKGLKDYDYLYVFTRVGDSICFRNFKITSSPKAADDSSGLVLTEMNTTFFLKLVHDQVTPHLTQNQIPTELSLYPNILYSIPSGQMGSSLSHWVDFNGETYSILLENEPHVSSLQKLDGFNTSLAEIVVKESLLKVKHIIGSKTDKTHCFARQRCKTIFRSLFAEIALMFESGKCISMPSDIQMHHVLVRATEVKLYGVPVTDYVEELAKHNVRKLVGMVKSCFPQGAIPTDLYDLLADLQKDPLNEIRTAKDDCSLLKAEDRRSLLININSDYMTNVQAKCDDEPDEKIDMFSFFDGCPNADDWDVIMLDNEYLVQVCNVGSDDEDEETVENVNAPVVERLKKKEQIGNNTVSIRKMKEEMNKKMKGKEKVENINRSVAERMKKKKKFDKNTASIRKMRKKKKEEPNKGKLQFSGNRNFEMHMPEKARKDGLFPFRLGMADYILTAYFPGFLRFVQKRMREVKSEREKLKKMGKS, from the exons ATGGGCCACTCTGGTGGCGGCGCGCCTCCAGCAAGGAGAAGGCGCATGCCGATTGGTGACGCCGCCCCACCTTCCCTCGCGCCTGCGCCGTCCGTGCGCATGGGCCCTGGCAATGGGGGCGCACCGACTGAAAGGAGGAGGCGAAGGCGCACTGGCACCGCCGTACCACCCTGCCCCGCACCTCCGGCATCCGTCCGCATGGCCCATGGCGATGAGGGCACGCcaccacaaaggaaaaggaagggGTCCTCGTCAACTAGAGAAGGCAAGAGGGGCAGACGAACCAACTCGGACAGGAGTAACTATATCTGGAACAGTTCCGCTGGGTGGCATGGCGGCCCACAGAAATCAGACGATGATGATAGCTCAGAGAGTTCGGCAGAGGAGGATGATAGCTCGGATGATCTGCCAGGGCACGGTGATGCCCCCAATGGTTCAGGAGCAGGCGATGCTGGCCAGGAGAAATCGGATGATGATGATAGCACAACTAGTTTGGCAGTGGATGATGATACCTGCGAGGAGCCGGCAGGGCACGGTGATGACCCCAATGGTTCAGGAGCAGTTGGTGCTCGCCATGAGAGATCTGAAGATGATGATAGCACAGCGAGTTTGGCAGTGGATGATGATCTGGCAGGCCACGGTGATGACCCCAATGGTTCAAGAGCAGTTGGTGCTGGCCACACACAGGGATCTCCTGACGCCCAGCCTGCACTTAGTGCTCCGTCGAAGAATGTGGCCAGAGGTGGCAAAATTGTGGTCGCTCACACTCCTAACACCCCTCCAAG GTTCCAAGGGTTGTTGAGGACCATTACATCGATAATTCCTTGTGAGCATAAAGGGAAGTCGTATGAGTGTAGCTTGGGCCGGATGAATGCATTCCTAAGATGGAGCAAAGCAGAGAACGCCTTCTTTTTTGAG TGGAATGATGATAAAATGGAAATGACATGTTGGATCCACAATATCAAGAAAGGACAAAATTTCAAGTTTACCGTCAATGCAG CATTTTCACATAACATGGATGATATAAATGTGGAAAGAGCAGCAATTGCATTCTCGACAAATTTTATTGGCGGTGATGAATATTGGTCAGATTTAAAAGACACACTTCTGAAT ACATTCGGTTCTTTCGAAGACAAAGGTTTGAAAGACTACGATTATCTTTATGTCTTCACTAGAGTGGGAGACTCTATCTGTTTTAGAAATTTTAAG ATAACCAGTTCGCCCAAGGCCGCTGATGATTCCAGTGGGTTGGTGCTCACAGAG ATGAACACCACGTTTTTCTTAAAGCTTGTCCATGACCAAGTTACTCCGCATCTTACACAAAACCAG ATTCCTACAGAATTGAGCCTTTATCCGAATATCCTGTATAGTATTCCAAGTGGACAGATGGGTTCTTCCTTATCTCATTGGGTTGATTTCAATGGAGAAACTTATTCAATCCTTCTTGAGAATGAGCCTCATGTATCATCGTTGCAAAAACTCGATGGGTTCAATACATCGCTAGCAGAAATAGTGGTTAAAGAATCCTTACTGAAAGTCAAACATATTATTGGATCCAAAACAGACAAGACACATTGTTTTGCTCGACAAAGATGCAAAACAATTTTCCGGTCTTTGTTTGCTGAAATTGCACTGATGTTTGAGTCAGGGAAATGCATCAGTATGCCATCTGACATACAAATGCATCATGTTCTCGTTAGAGCAACGGAGGTCAAGTTATATGGGGTACCAGTCACAGATTATGTTGAAGAATTGGCCAAGCACAATGTTAGAAAACTTGTGGGCATGGTTAAAAGTTGTTTCCCTCAAGGCGCGATACCCACTGACCTGTACGACCTCCTTGCGGATTTGCAGAAGGATCCATTGAATGAAATAAGAACAGCAAAGGATGACTGCTCGTTGCTCAAGGCAGAAGACAGAAGAAGTTTGTTGATCAACATCAACTCTGATTACATGACAAATGTGCAAGCAAAATGTGACGATGAACCTGATGAGAAGATAGATATGTTCAGTTTCTTTGATGGTTGTCCAAATGCAGATGACTGGGACGTAATTATGCTAGACAATGAATATCTGGTTCAGGTTTGTAATGTGGGttctgatgatgaagatgaagagacaGTTGAGAACGTCAATGCTCCCGTGGTGGAGAGATTGAAAAAAAAGGAGCAAATTGGCAATAACACTGTGAGCATCAGAAAGATGAAAGAAGAGATGAATAAAAAGATGAAAGGAAAAGAGAAAGTTGAGAACATCAATCGTtctgtggcggagaggatgaaaaagaagaagaaatttgATAAAAACACCGCGAGCATCAGAAAgatgagaaaaaagaaaaaagaagagccTAACAAAGGCAAGCTTCAGTTCAGCGGCAATAGGAATTTTGAGATGCACATGCCTGAAAAGGCAAGAAAG GATGGCTTATTTCCCTTTAGACTTGGTATGGCGGATTATATTTTGACAGCTTACTTTCCTGGATTCCTGCGGTTCGTTCAAAAGAGGATGAGGGAGGTAAAATCCGAGAGAGAAAA ATTGAAGAAGATGGGAAAAAGTTGA